CTGGATGAAAGACACCTACGCCGCCGCGCTGAAGCCTGCGGATGAACCGTTGGGCTGCTACCAGATGTACATTATGGATCTGGACAGCGATAAGATCCGGTTGGTCAGCACTGGGGTCGGAGCCACGACCTGCGGTTACTTTTTCCCGGGGGATCGCCGGGTGCTGTATTCGTCCACGCATTTGAGAGGGCCGAATTGTCCGCCGAAGCCGAAACGCGACGGGGCCTATCGCTGGGCGCTCGATGACTACGATCTCTTTTCCGTCCGCATCGATGGGCTGGATCCCATGCGGTTGACGAACACGCCCGGATACGATGCCGAGGCCACGGTGTCGCCGGACGGCAAGACCATCGTCTGGACCTCCGTGCGAGACGGGGACCTGGATATCTATGCGATGGATTTGGACGGGAGGCATCCGCGTCGGCTGACTCAGGAAGTCGGCTACGACGGCGGGGCCTTCTTCTCACCGGACAGCAAGCGCATCGTCTATCGGGCGCAGCACCCGGAAAACCAGCAGGAGTTGGAACAGTATCAATCCCTGCTGGCGCAAAATCTGGTAGAGCCGGGTCGGCTCGAGTTGTTCATCATGAACGCAGACGGATCCGGTAAGCAGCAGGTCACCCGCAACGGGGCGTCGAATTTCTCTCCATTTTTTCATCCGGACGGCACGCGGGTCATCTTCTCGTCCAACGTGGAGACGCGCGGCGGCAGCGGACGGCCTGAGTTCCACCTCTACCTCGTCAACGAGGACGGGACGGGGCAGGAGCGTCTTACGACCGAGGGGCATTTCAACAGCTTCCCCATGTTTTCCCCCGACGGGAAGAAACTGGTCTGGGTTTCCGATCGCCACGCGAAGGAGCCGGGAGAGTTCAACGTGTTCCTGGCGGACTGGGTGCCTTGACGATGAAGTCCCGT
This portion of the Nitrospiraceae bacterium genome encodes:
- a CDS encoding PD40 domain-containing protein gives rise to the protein MKRTKKFLWGVLTGLLCGMCVAYVFAGESPARAKGSKASAAASAERHLKNVRQLTFGRQNAEAYFSFAGNKLIFQSTNNWMKDTYAAALKPADEPLGCYQMYIMDLDSDKIRLVSTGVGATTCGYFFPGDRRVLYSSTHLRGPNCPPKPKRDGAYRWALDDYDLFSVRIDGLDPMRLTNTPGYDAEATVSPDGKTIVWTSVRDGDLDIYAMDLDGRHPRRLTQEVGYDGGAFFSPDSKRIVYRAQHPENQQELEQYQSLLAQNLVEPGRLELFIMNADGSGKQQVTRNGASNFSPFFHPDGTRVIFSSNVETRGGSGRPEFHLYLVNEDGTGQERLTTEGHFNSFPMFSPDGKKLVWVSDRHAKEPGEFNVFLADWVP